In the genome of Streptomyces sp. V2I9, one region contains:
- a CDS encoding DUF4158 domain-containing protein, whose amino-acid sequence MGAGDLIEVWTLLEEDQDRLRNKSGANRLGFALLLKFFEGEARFPEDAGEIPVPAVSYVAQQVKVSTEEWAAYDWSGRAIKRHRTEIRAAFGFRECTKEDQAQLAEWLAVELCGVELNRDRLAEAVVARCRNDRLEPPTPGRITRLVGSAVSTFEERLCAATVGRLSAATRSRLDDLIAEDAGTDAESAGGGGTFFTELKAGPA is encoded by the coding sequence GTGGGAGCCGGAGACCTGATCGAGGTCTGGACGCTGCTGGAGGAGGACCAGGATCGGCTGCGGAACAAGTCGGGGGCGAACCGGTTGGGGTTCGCGCTGTTGCTGAAGTTCTTCGAGGGGGAGGCCCGGTTCCCGGAGGACGCCGGGGAGATCCCGGTGCCGGCAGTGTCGTACGTCGCCCAGCAGGTGAAGGTGTCCACGGAGGAGTGGGCCGCGTATGACTGGTCGGGGCGGGCGATCAAGCGGCACCGGACGGAGATCCGGGCCGCGTTCGGCTTCCGTGAGTGCACCAAGGAGGACCAGGCCCAGCTCGCCGAGTGGCTGGCGGTCGAGCTGTGCGGGGTGGAACTGAACCGGGACCGGCTCGCGGAGGCGGTGGTGGCCCGCTGCCGCAACGACCGGCTGGAGCCGCCGACGCCCGGGCGTATCACCCGGCTGGTGGGCTCGGCGGTCAGCACCTTCGAGGAGCGGCTCTGCGCGGCCACCGTGGGCCGGCTGTCGGCGGCGACCCGCTCCCGGCTGGACGACCTGATCGCCGAGGACGCCGGCACGGACGCGGAGAGCGCGGGCGGCGGGGGCACGTTCTTCACCGAGCTGAAGGCGGGCCCGGCGTGA
- a CDS encoding TetR/AcrR family transcriptional regulator — protein sequence MGNREDLLAGARRCLEEKGWARTTVRDIVTAAGGVSMAAIGYHFGSREALLNAALIEAIDEWGTRIGRTLASFGKAGSSPAVRYEAMWAEIIKSFQDDRTLWLATLEALLQAEHSDDLRRYLAGSQAQGRQGLAALLLGTPEDEVSDTAARTLGAAQMALFTGLMTQWLTDPAQAPDASEIVAGLRALTGIVDAHE from the coding sequence ATGGGAAATCGCGAGGATCTACTGGCGGGAGCCAGGCGCTGCCTGGAGGAGAAGGGCTGGGCCCGGACCACGGTGCGCGACATCGTGACGGCGGCCGGCGGCGTGAGCATGGCGGCCATCGGCTACCACTTCGGCTCCCGTGAGGCGCTCTTGAACGCCGCGCTCATCGAGGCGATCGACGAATGGGGCACACGGATCGGTCGCACACTGGCCTCCTTCGGCAAAGCCGGAAGCAGCCCGGCCGTGCGCTACGAGGCGATGTGGGCGGAGATCATCAAGTCCTTCCAGGACGACCGGACGCTGTGGCTGGCCACGCTCGAAGCCCTGCTCCAGGCGGAACACTCCGACGATCTGCGCCGCTACCTGGCCGGAAGTCAGGCCCAGGGCCGCCAGGGTCTGGCCGCGCTGTTGCTCGGCACACCCGAGGACGAGGTCAGCGACACCGCCGCCCGCACCCTGGGCGCCGCGCAGATGGCCCTGTTCACCGGTCTGATGACGCAGTGGCTCACCGACCCCGCCCAGGCTCCTGACGCCTCTGAAATCGTCGCGGGTCTACGCGCCCTCACCGGCATCGTCGACGCACACGAGTAG
- a CDS encoding erythromycin esterase family protein: MSRAHPVIRRLLSLATTAVLAAGTLGTGTAAASTPSAAEPVNVLNRSAQPLSDLNGLGRMIGGARIVGLGEASHSAHEFFTLKQRVFRHLVATKGFTTFALEASWSTGLRLDAYVTRGIGDPAQTMRDEFQGQYAFWNTQEYLDLIQWMRRYNITHPDRPQLRFVGNDLGYAGPDAFGHVTDYLAAHRPDVAKRIGDLYAALKPAAGTQAGPWMAGQLTKDLPARRAEADRADAAVALLRDHGRPRATGRDTERAYAWALQNATAIAQSFTGYAFPDEQFPERMRYRDRAMAANTAWWQRHEGGRILLASNNGHVAYTSDNPAEFPEPTGAFLRAQLGPDYVSIGLTFNQGTVNALPDFTAQQPKAYTVAPAPKGHNEYTLDRLRYRDFSIDLRTAPPAARTWLAEARPTRSYGLYWSSDDPATALGRSYDILIHLHQVEAAHILR; this comes from the coding sequence ATGAGTCGCGCGCACCCCGTCATTCGCCGCTTGCTCAGCCTGGCCACCACCGCCGTCCTCGCCGCAGGGACCCTCGGCACCGGCACTGCCGCAGCGTCGACCCCCTCGGCCGCCGAGCCGGTCAACGTCCTGAACCGCAGCGCACAGCCCCTGAGCGACCTGAATGGGCTCGGCCGTATGATCGGCGGCGCCCGCATCGTGGGCCTGGGAGAGGCCAGCCACAGCGCCCACGAGTTCTTCACGCTCAAGCAGCGGGTCTTCCGCCATCTTGTCGCCACCAAGGGCTTCACCACCTTCGCCCTGGAGGCGAGTTGGAGCACCGGCCTGCGACTGGACGCCTACGTCACGCGCGGCATCGGCGATCCTGCGCAGACCATGCGGGACGAGTTCCAAGGCCAGTACGCCTTCTGGAACACCCAGGAGTACCTCGACCTGATTCAGTGGATGCGCCGTTACAACATCACCCACCCCGACCGGCCGCAGTTGCGGTTCGTGGGCAACGACCTCGGCTATGCCGGACCCGACGCCTTCGGCCACGTCACCGACTACCTTGCCGCGCATCGCCCCGACGTGGCCAAGCGCATCGGCGACCTCTACGCGGCACTGAAGCCGGCGGCCGGAACGCAAGCGGGACCGTGGATGGCCGGCCAGCTGACCAAGGACCTTCCGGCACGCCGCGCCGAGGCCGACCGGGCCGACGCCGCCGTGGCGCTGCTCCGCGACCACGGCCGCCCCCGCGCCACGGGCCGCGACACCGAGCGGGCGTACGCCTGGGCCCTGCAGAACGCCACCGCCATCGCCCAGAGCTTCACCGGCTACGCCTTCCCCGATGAGCAGTTCCCCGAGCGCATGCGCTACCGCGACCGCGCCATGGCCGCCAACACCGCCTGGTGGCAGCGACACGAGGGCGGCCGCATCCTGCTCGCCTCCAACAACGGTCACGTCGCCTACACCAGCGACAACCCGGCTGAATTCCCGGAACCCACCGGTGCCTTCCTGCGCGCACAACTCGGCCCGGACTACGTCAGCATCGGCCTGACCTTCAACCAGGGCACCGTCAACGCCCTGCCCGACTTCACCGCCCAGCAGCCCAAGGCGTACACCGTCGCACCCGCCCCGAAGGGCCACAACGAGTACACCCTCGACAGGCTCCGCTACCGCGACTTCAGCATCGACCTGCGCACCGCGCCCCCAGCGGCCCGCACCTGGCTCGCCGAAGCCCGCCCCACCCGCTCGTACGGCCTGTACTGGTCGAGCGACGACCCGGCAACCGCCCTCGGCCGCTCCTACGACATCCTCATCCACCTCCACCAGGTCGAAGCCGCCCACATCCTCCGGTGA
- a CDS encoding recombinase family protein: MPRLKKALRVPTPADRGPGRPWRPGTPPPAPIDPDLPSADIRIGYARCSTLGQELDSQLDALAGHGIPRDKIFAERISTRIRVRPKFEEAPRTAWEVKAHAPHCRVIFTVYEMKRLGRDAAELTALADHLTAHGLILEMLAGPLPGIYAPTGPGKLLFAFFAAMAEAERENIRESTLEGLDTAARKGKRGGRPPVITDDMLHTVLRRRALGESVEQVQPDLISPPASARGRARPSPASTGRSPNTPSARHTPKSSSRPTPTSPPSPAAKYLNPHRNQGPDYTLSYLSLRGSFGRTGPPRVVGHALV; this comes from the coding sequence GTGCCCCGGCTGAAGAAGGCGCTGCGGGTGCCGACCCCGGCCGACCGTGGCCCGGGCCGGCCGTGGCGGCCGGGCACCCCGCCCCCGGCGCCCATCGACCCGGACCTGCCGAGTGCGGACATCCGCATCGGCTACGCCCGCTGCTCGACTCTCGGGCAGGAACTCGACTCCCAGCTCGACGCGCTCGCGGGGCACGGCATCCCGAGGGACAAGATCTTCGCCGAGAGGATCAGCACCCGCATCCGCGTGCGGCCCAAGTTCGAGGAGGCCCCTCGGACCGCGTGGGAGGTCAAGGCGCACGCCCCGCACTGCCGGGTCATCTTCACCGTGTACGAGATGAAGCGGCTCGGCCGCGACGCCGCTGAGCTCACCGCGCTCGCCGACCACCTCACCGCCCACGGCCTCATCCTGGAGATGCTCGCAGGCCCCCTCCCCGGCATCTACGCCCCCACCGGCCCGGGGAAGCTGTTGTTCGCGTTCTTCGCCGCGATGGCGGAGGCCGAGCGGGAGAACATCCGCGAGTCCACGCTCGAAGGGCTCGACACCGCGGCCCGCAAGGGCAAGCGCGGGGGCCGGCCGCCGGTCATCACCGACGACATGCTCCACACAGTGCTGAGGCGCCGGGCACTCGGTGAGTCCGTCGAGCAGGTCCAGCCCGACCTGATCTCCCCACCGGCAAGCGCAAGGGGCAGAGCCCGTCCATCGCCGGCATCTACCGGGCGCTCGCCGAACACGCCAAGCGCGAGGCATACCCCGAAGTCGTCGAGCAGGCCCACGCCGACTTCGCCGCCCTCACCGGCGGCGAAGTACCTGAACCCGCACAGAAACCAAGGCCCTGACTACACGCTGAGCTACTTGTCGCTTCGCGGCAGCTTCGGGAGAACAGGGCCGCCTCGCGTGGTCGGCCACGCCCTCGTGTGA
- a CDS encoding N-acetyltransferase has product MGVRIERAERRDRERVVAVMEEAFHHDPVSSWVFPDEAHRGAVHGRFLGVFVDVALAEGRIDIAEDGAAVALWLTVPAGAPEEEDPTPALMRRTADPDNERCELVGRLTGAVHPHDRSHAYLLMIGVAPDRQGEGIGAELIRAELERCDREGLPVYLEASSARSRRLYERLGFRFIGRTVDLPDGPPMFPMWREPHAS; this is encoded by the coding sequence ATGGGCGTACGGATCGAGCGGGCGGAGCGGCGTGACCGGGAGCGGGTCGTCGCGGTCATGGAGGAGGCGTTCCACCACGACCCGGTCAGCAGCTGGGTGTTCCCGGACGAGGCCCACCGGGGCGCGGTGCACGGCAGGTTCCTCGGCGTCTTCGTCGACGTCGCTCTCGCCGAAGGCCGTATCGACATCGCCGAGGACGGAGCCGCCGTGGCCCTGTGGCTGACGGTGCCCGCCGGAGCGCCCGAGGAGGAGGACCCCACGCCCGCCCTGATGCGGCGGACCGCCGACCCGGACAACGAGCGCTGCGAACTGGTGGGCAGGCTCACCGGGGCCGTCCACCCGCACGACCGGTCGCACGCCTACCTGTTGATGATCGGCGTCGCCCCCGACCGGCAGGGCGAGGGCATCGGGGCGGAGCTGATCCGGGCGGAGTTGGAGCGGTGCGACCGGGAAGGGCTGCCGGTCTACCTGGAGGCGAGCAGCGCCCGGAGCCGGAGGCTGTACGAGCGCCTCGGCTTCCGCTTCATCGGCCGTACGGTCGACCTGCCGGACGGCCCGCCGATGTTTCCCATGTGGCGTGAACCGCACGCGAGTTGA
- a CDS encoding DUF6304 family protein, whose protein sequence is MTDESWSGWYRDARGSEAVVLTTDGQRLRIRVRGADFEGESFDALRPVAGVPPECGVPGLADGALTDCVLEWDLPLPVLVAGTLRHATLSCLLSLRRDDPDLHLALHLDGAVYESERAERDFAAALATVRQALPDDVRLQTCIACAFSGSFPAPGRGLSGALACFRGAKDAYRISAADAGGVLELWDRRSGTVQEIWSCHEFEASPAETVGAGHRDAVPLDRA, encoded by the coding sequence ATGACAGATGAGTCGTGGTCCGGCTGGTACCGGGACGCCAGGGGTTCCGAGGCCGTCGTCCTCACCACGGACGGGCAGCGGCTGCGGATCCGGGTCCGCGGGGCCGACTTCGAGGGCGAGAGCTTCGACGCCCTGCGCCCGGTCGCCGGTGTCCCCCCGGAGTGCGGGGTGCCCGGCCTCGCGGACGGCGCGCTCACCGACTGCGTACTGGAGTGGGACCTGCCGCTGCCCGTCCTCGTCGCGGGCACGCTCCGCCACGCCACGCTCAGCTGCCTGCTCTCGCTGCGCCGGGACGACCCCGACCTCCATCTCGCCCTCCATCTCGACGGCGCGGTGTACGAATCGGAGCGCGCCGAACGCGATTTCGCCGCGGCCCTGGCCACCGTCCGGCAAGCCCTCCCGGACGATGTCCGGCTCCAGACCTGCATCGCCTGCGCCTTCTCCGGCTCTTTCCCGGCCCCCGGCCGCGGCCTCTCCGGCGCGCTCGCCTGCTTCCGGGGGGCCAAGGACGCCTACCGGATCTCGGCGGCGGACGCGGGCGGGGTCCTGGAGCTGTGGGACCGGCGGTCCGGCACGGTCCAGGAGATATGGAGCTGCCACGAGTTCGAGGCGAGCCCGGCCGAGACCGTGGGCGCCGGACACCGGGACGCCGTCCCGCTGGACCGCGCCTGA
- the snpA gene encoding snapalysin, with translation MRHLRTAVATAAVGLGLLAAPGTAPVVAASTAPAATSASTTVAAYNGSGENAAANRAFLDAVMKSVAEKRAADPGTQAVTVTYNASRAPSFRSQIARSTQIWNSSVTNVRLQEGSSADFTYREGNDARGSYASTDGHGRGYIFLDYRQNQQYDSVRVTTHETGHVLGLPDTYSGPCSQLMSGGGPGPSCTNAIPDANERSRVNQLWRYGLAALARSGS, from the coding sequence ATGAGACACCTCAGGACCGCCGTCGCCACCGCCGCCGTCGGCCTCGGCCTCCTCGCCGCACCGGGTACCGCTCCCGTCGTCGCCGCCTCCACGGCCCCCGCGGCGACGTCCGCCTCCACCACCGTCGCCGCGTACAACGGCTCGGGCGAGAACGCCGCCGCGAACCGCGCCTTCCTGGACGCGGTGATGAAGTCGGTCGCCGAGAAACGCGCCGCCGATCCGGGCACCCAGGCGGTCACCGTCACCTACAACGCGTCCAGGGCCCCGAGCTTCCGCAGCCAGATAGCCCGCAGCACCCAGATCTGGAACAGCTCGGTCACCAACGTCCGCCTCCAGGAGGGCTCCAGCGCGGACTTCACCTACCGCGAGGGCAACGACGCGCGGGGCTCGTACGCGAGCACCGACGGGCACGGCCGCGGTTACATCTTCCTGGACTACCGGCAGAACCAGCAGTACGACTCGGTCCGCGTCACCACGCACGAGACCGGGCACGTGCTGGGCCTTCCGGACACCTACTCCGGTCCGTGCAGCCAGCTGATGTCCGGCGGCGGCCCCGGCCCGTCCTGCACCAACGCCATCCCGGACGCCAACGAGCGGTCACGGGTGAACCAGCTGTGGCGCTACGGACTGGCGGCGCTCGCCCGCTCCGGTTCCTGA
- a CDS encoding LysR family transcriptional regulator, which produces MELEVRHLRALCAIADAGSLHRAARRLGVSQPSLTTQLRRIENVLGAELFRRERTGCRPTSLGRAVLDRARPLVQGMNDLVADALAEAEAGRPGGSRLRIGSTASRVIGGWLRRLRVALPSTDISLRVDVSAHALLRSVEAGRLDVAFVHEVEGSPLAVPEGLEQRVLVDREPQFISLSRDHPAARRRVVELGDLAGDPWMVDPTVDGEWDGVRRVLGAAGLNPPVLHGDYLTAASLVVLGEAVAPCQPTSGPRDDMVIRPLLGDPLAVRLLLAFRPGTDIGVVYAQLEDAYRDAARRASGYHEWLLRHRSPLARTP; this is translated from the coding sequence ATGGAGCTGGAGGTGAGACACCTCAGGGCGCTGTGCGCCATCGCGGACGCGGGCAGCCTGCACCGGGCGGCCCGGCGGCTCGGCGTGAGCCAGCCCTCGCTGACCACCCAGCTGCGACGCATCGAGAACGTCCTGGGCGCCGAGCTCTTCCGCCGCGAACGGACCGGCTGCCGCCCGACCTCCCTGGGGCGGGCCGTCCTCGACCGGGCCCGCCCCCTCGTCCAGGGCATGAACGACCTGGTCGCCGACGCGCTCGCGGAGGCGGAGGCCGGGCGCCCAGGCGGCTCCCGGCTGCGCATCGGCTCCACCGCGAGCCGGGTCATCGGCGGCTGGCTGCGCCGGCTGCGCGTCGCCCTGCCCAGCACCGACATTTCCCTGCGGGTCGACGTCTCCGCTCACGCCCTGCTGCGCTCGGTGGAGGCGGGCCGGCTGGACGTCGCCTTCGTCCACGAGGTGGAGGGCTCCCCGCTGGCCGTGCCCGAGGGGCTGGAACAGCGCGTCCTGGTGGACCGGGAGCCGCAGTTCATCTCGCTCTCGCGCGACCACCCGGCCGCCCGCCGCCGCGTGGTGGAACTGGGGGACCTGGCCGGTGATCCGTGGATGGTCGATCCGACGGTGGACGGCGAGTGGGACGGGGTGCGCCGGGTGCTCGGCGCGGCCGGACTGAACCCGCCGGTCCTGCACGGCGACTACCTCACCGCCGCCTCCCTCGTCGTGCTCGGCGAAGCCGTCGCCCCCTGTCAGCCGACCTCGGGTCCGCGCGACGACATGGTGATCCGGCCGCTGCTGGGCGACCCGCTCGCGGTCCGCCTCCTGCTGGCCTTCCGGCCCGGCACCGATATCGGCGTGGTCTACGCGCAGTTGGAGGACGCCTACCGGGACGCGGCGCGACGGGCGAGCGGCTACCACGAGTGGCTGCTGCGCCACCGCTCCCCGCTGGCGCGTACGCCCTGA
- a CDS encoding NAD-dependent epimerase/dehydratase family protein, translating into MLGGTEFVRRAVTDAALERGWEVTVFHRGRHAPPPGVTALTGDRTAGAPGLAALAGSGREWDLVVDTWSGAPSAVRDAARLLSDRAGHFGYVSSRSVYAFPAAAGLDENGPPVADASPDDGDDVPYGRAKRGGELAALDAFGDRALLARAGLIIGPGENIGRLPWWLSRIARGGPVIAPGSPATELQYIDARDLARWMLDAGVRGLHGAYNTVSRPGHTTMGELLAACVAVTGSDAELRWTDAETLLAAGAEPWSDLPVWLPPGELYDTLHRGDHTKAYAAGLRCRPVEETVADTWSWLCALGGTAPRRPDRPAVGLAPALEAKLLAL; encoded by the coding sequence ATGCTGGGCGGTACGGAATTCGTCAGACGGGCCGTCACCGACGCGGCGCTGGAGCGGGGATGGGAGGTCACGGTGTTCCACCGCGGCCGGCACGCGCCCCCGCCCGGTGTGACCGCGCTGACCGGGGACCGGACCGCCGGCGCGCCGGGGCTCGCCGCGCTCGCGGGGAGCGGGCGGGAATGGGACCTGGTCGTCGACACCTGGAGCGGGGCGCCCTCCGCCGTCCGGGACGCGGCCCGGCTGCTCTCCGACCGGGCGGGACACTTCGGCTACGTCTCCAGCCGCTCGGTGTACGCCTTTCCGGCCGCCGCCGGGCTCGATGAGAACGGCCCGCCGGTGGCCGACGCCTCGCCCGACGACGGTGATGACGTGCCGTACGGCCGGGCCAAGCGCGGCGGCGAGCTGGCCGCCCTCGACGCCTTCGGTGACCGGGCCCTGCTGGCGCGGGCCGGACTGATCATCGGCCCCGGCGAGAACATCGGCCGGCTGCCCTGGTGGCTGTCCCGGATCGCCCGCGGCGGGCCGGTGATCGCCCCCGGCAGCCCCGCGACGGAGCTCCAGTACATCGACGCCCGTGACCTGGCCCGTTGGATGCTGGACGCGGGCGTGCGCGGGCTGCACGGCGCGTACAACACCGTCAGCCGTCCCGGCCACACCACCATGGGCGAGCTGCTGGCCGCCTGCGTGGCGGTCACCGGGTCCGACGCGGAGCTGCGCTGGACCGACGCGGAGACCCTGCTCGCCGCCGGGGCCGAACCCTGGAGCGACCTGCCGGTCTGGCTGCCGCCGGGCGAGCTGTACGACACGCTGCACCGGGGCGACCACACCAAGGCGTACGCCGCGGGTCTGCGCTGCCGCCCGGTCGAGGAGACCGTCGCGGACACCTGGAGCTGGCTGTGCGCGCTGGGCGGCACGGCTCCCCGGCGGCCCGACCGTCCGGCCGTCGGTCTCGCCCCCGCATTGGAGGCGAAGCTGCTGGCGCTCTGA
- a CDS encoding DUF952 domain-containing protein, with product MTEPLLHLAEAPLWEAARGTGTYEMSTRGRTLREEGFIHLSLPHQLLGVARMLYGYGEAPEAGGRDLVVLVVDPARLAGPVRFEALKPGGEEFPHLYGPLPVDAVVEVLPLDHWGPARREEDESP from the coding sequence ATGACCGAACCGCTGCTGCACCTCGCCGAAGCGCCGCTGTGGGAGGCGGCCCGCGGGACAGGGACGTACGAGATGTCCACCCGTGGCCGCACCCTCCGTGAGGAGGGCTTCATCCACCTCTCGCTGCCGCACCAACTCCTCGGTGTGGCGCGGATGCTGTACGGGTACGGGGAGGCGCCGGAGGCCGGTGGCCGGGACCTGGTGGTCCTGGTCGTCGACCCCGCCCGCCTCGCCGGCCCCGTCCGGTTCGAGGCGCTGAAGCCCGGCGGCGAGGAGTTCCCGCACCTGTACGGACCGCTGCCCGTGGACGCGGTCGTCGAGGTGCTGCCCCTGGACCACTGGGGCCCCGCACGACGAGAGGAAGACGAATCCCCGTGA
- a CDS encoding SDR family oxidoreductase, with protein MNGPLIAVTGASGAVGGRVARRLARTGVPVRLLGRDPARLPDVPGADHAPAAPYGDGEAMRRALDGAHTLFLVSAHESPDRVREHTTAIDAAVAVGVERIVYVSFQGAAPDATFTFARDHWDTEAHLRTSGLRHTFLRDNWYQAGLPAMTGTDGVLRGPAGEGRVAAVTHEDVADAAAAVLLDEGPDHDGLAYDLTGPEAFTLAEAAEELSRVTGRPVVYVPETREEAYASRAGYGAPEWEVAGWVTSYEAIANGELAAVSDAVPTLTGHPARSFAAFLAANPDSYRHLLPGG; from the coding sequence GTGAACGGCCCCCTCATCGCGGTCACCGGTGCGAGCGGAGCGGTCGGCGGCCGGGTCGCCCGGCGGCTCGCCCGGACCGGCGTGCCCGTACGGCTCCTCGGCCGCGACCCCGCCCGCCTGCCCGACGTACCCGGCGCCGACCACGCGCCCGCCGCCCCCTACGGTGACGGCGAGGCCATGCGCCGTGCCCTGGACGGGGCCCACACCCTGTTCCTGGTCTCCGCCCACGAGAGCCCCGACCGGGTCCGTGAACACACCACGGCGATCGACGCGGCGGTCGCCGTGGGCGTGGAGCGGATCGTGTACGTGTCCTTCCAGGGTGCCGCGCCCGACGCCACGTTCACCTTCGCCCGCGACCACTGGGACACCGAGGCCCACCTCCGTACGTCCGGTCTCCGCCACACCTTCCTGCGGGACAACTGGTACCAGGCGGGGCTGCCCGCGATGACCGGGACCGACGGCGTGCTGCGCGGACCGGCGGGCGAGGGGCGGGTGGCGGCCGTCACCCACGAGGACGTCGCCGACGCGGCGGCCGCCGTGCTGCTGGACGAGGGCCCGGACCACGACGGGCTGGCCTACGACCTCACGGGCCCCGAGGCGTTCACCCTCGCCGAGGCGGCCGAGGAGCTGAGCCGGGTCACCGGACGGCCCGTCGTCTACGTCCCCGAGACCCGCGAGGAGGCCTACGCCTCACGGGCCGGTTACGGCGCCCCGGAGTGGGAGGTGGCCGGCTGGGTCACCTCGTACGAGGCCATCGCCAACGGGGAGCTGGCCGCCGTCTCGGACGCGGTGCCCACGCTCACCGGACATCCCGCGCGGAGCTTCGCCGCGTTCCTGGCGGCGAACCCGGACAGCTACCGCCACCTGCTCCCCGGCGGCTGA
- a CDS encoding DUF1266 domain-containing protein, which translates to MNPHLHPATPPAPGTSAPWTPAPWVPPSETEQLLHEAALRGDVRGQLAALAGAELYIPAPRAEADADPDTLVWRRHVDPAGFVCRPLLTRGMLPAWHPDWVFRGVTLRWVAEFGWSDPQVWLGVNVGTPGQLLLPAAPSDLALWQRAYAENDRPSGNRLVALRHGALHGPLAYGLACGVHLAIGNAVPWNEIGTVYREYVEEREQLRDSWGITGHEGWRQQLDALLDARNSPPEPDFVLRVREQLAAPIGELPSADLWRETAAGHAQDLGADAETVKGIEELVRRVMRYEARFRADGLLPPDGRVRTTVAYDYGRAVNLARWGLSARFCGPADAEAAIVYAGALSKSAHRSWEDFSAGYALGRVLRFDEEEYGTFYEQCVLAHRLLTESEGSPWKHIPWR; encoded by the coding sequence ATGAACCCGCACCTTCATCCCGCCACTCCTCCGGCCCCTGGCACTTCCGCCCCGTGGACGCCCGCACCCTGGGTTCCGCCGTCCGAGACCGAGCAGCTCCTCCACGAGGCCGCCCTGCGCGGCGACGTACGGGGCCAGCTGGCCGCGCTGGCCGGGGCCGAGCTGTACATCCCCGCCCCGCGCGCCGAGGCGGACGCCGACCCGGACACCCTGGTCTGGCGCAGGCACGTCGATCCGGCGGGCTTCGTCTGCCGGCCGCTCCTGACGCGGGGCATGCTGCCCGCCTGGCATCCGGACTGGGTCTTCCGCGGGGTGACGCTGCGGTGGGTCGCGGAGTTCGGCTGGTCCGATCCGCAGGTGTGGCTGGGCGTGAACGTGGGAACGCCCGGTCAACTGCTGCTGCCGGCCGCCCCGTCCGACCTGGCGCTGTGGCAGCGGGCCTACGCGGAGAACGACCGGCCCTCGGGGAACCGCCTCGTCGCGCTGCGCCACGGCGCGCTCCACGGCCCGCTGGCGTACGGGCTGGCGTGCGGGGTGCATCTGGCGATCGGGAACGCCGTGCCGTGGAACGAGATCGGCACGGTCTACCGCGAGTACGTGGAGGAGCGCGAGCAGCTCCGCGACTCCTGGGGCATCACCGGCCACGAGGGGTGGCGGCAGCAGCTGGACGCCCTGCTGGACGCGCGGAACAGTCCGCCGGAGCCGGACTTCGTGCTGCGCGTCCGCGAGCAGCTGGCGGCCCCGATCGGCGAGCTGCCCTCGGCCGATCTGTGGCGGGAGACGGCCGCCGGTCACGCCCAGGACCTCGGGGCGGACGCGGAGACGGTCAAGGGCATCGAGGAGCTGGTGCGCCGGGTCATGCGCTACGAGGCCCGGTTCCGCGCGGACGGACTGCTGCCGCCGGACGGCCGGGTGCGCACGACGGTCGCGTACGACTACGGACGGGCGGTGAACCTGGCCCGCTGGGGGCTGTCGGCACGGTTCTGCGGCCCGGCGGACGCGGAGGCGGCGATCGTGTACGCCGGGGCGCTGAGCAAGTCGGCCCACCGCTCATGGGAGGACTTCTCGGCGGGGTACGCGCTGGGGCGGGTGCTGCGGTTCGACGAGGAGGAGTACGGGACGTTCTACGAGCAGTGCGTCCTCGCCCACCGGCTGCTGACGGAGAGCGAGGGCAGCCCGTGGAAGCACATCCCGTGGCGGTGA